One window of the Epinephelus moara isolate mb chromosome 24, YSFRI_EMoa_1.0, whole genome shotgun sequence genome contains the following:
- the LOC126386642 gene encoding deoxyribonuclease-1-like, with product MKIASFNIQKFGISKVSDPDVLSILVKVVSRYDITVILEVVDISGESVKTFLDALNKANRKHHYTLKISSRLGRTRYKEQFMFLYRDDLVDLVGSYQFDDQVTEGGDVFARDPYILRFRCLNTVLKDLVMIPVHTKPDDSEKELDELYDVFQHIKKKWRTDNVMILGDFNADGLYVSKKEMKGIRIRSDTNFHWLIGDDVDTTASTRNNHTYDRIVVYGDDMLQAVVPNSAKPFNFQKAYGLSEEQALKVSDHYPVEVQLKMTNNTHEEDGQTEQSLQSLLSRLVVVDEDLMELKRGNLMLEREKLNLEIQILRMKVASMNSSRNEV from the exons ATGAAAATAGCATCTTTTAACATCCAGAAGTTTGGAATAAGCAAAGTGTCAGACCCAGATGTCCTCAGTATCCTGGTTAAG GTCGTGTCTAGATATGACATCACTGTGATCCTGGAGGTGGTGGACATCAGTGGAGAGTCTGTAAAAACCTTCCTAGATGCACTCAACAA AGCCAACCGTAAACATCACTACACCCTGAAGATCAGCAGTCGTCTGGGTCGAACGCGCTACAAGGAGCAGTTCATGTTCCTGTACAG ggatgACTTGGTTGACCTGGTAGGCTCCTATCAGTTTGATGACCAGGTGACTGAGGGAGGAGATGTTTTTGCTAGAGATCCCTACATCCTGCGATTCAGATGCCTCAATACAG TACTGAAGGACCTGGTGATGATCCCAGTTCACACCAAACCAGATGACTCGGAAAAGGAGCTGGATGAGCTCTACGATGTCTTCCAGCACATCAAGAAGAAGTGGAGGACTGAT AACGTGATGATCCTGGGTGACTTCAATGCAGATGGCTTGTACGTCTCCAAGAAGGAGATGAAGGGCATCCGTATCCGCAGTGACACAAACTTCCACTGGTTGATTGGAGATGATGTTGACACCACTGCAAGCACCCGAAACAACCACACATACGACAG GATAGTGGTTTACGGAGATGACATGCTCCAGGCCGTCGTTCCAAACTCAGCCAAACCTTTCAACTTCCAGAAGGCATACGGACTCAGTGAGGAGCAG GCTCTGAAAGTGAGCGACCATTATCCTGTGGAGGTCCAGCTGAAGATGACAAATAACACACATGAGGAGGATG GTCAGACCGAGCAGTCACTTCAGTCGTTACTGTCGCGGCTCGTGGTTGTGGATGAGGATCTGATGGAGCTGAAGAGAGGAAACCTGATGCTGGAGAGGGAGAAGCTCAACCTGGAGATCCAGATCCTTCGGATGAAAGTGGCCAGCAtgaacagcagcagaaatgaagTTTAA